The region ATCGTTTCTGTGCAGGCAAAGAAGTTTCAGAAGTTCATTTTCTTTTGGTGACAGCTTGTATTCATTATCCCCAACTCTTAATTGTCTCAGCATAGAGTCGAAGAAAATGTTGCTGATCTTAAACTGTTCCTGCTCTTCATTTTCCAGTGTAGAGCTTCTCTGAAGAATGGCTTTGATCTTGTATAAAAGAAGTTCTGTATCAAATGGTTTGGTAATGTAATCATCTGCTCCCAATTGATATCCTTTTAAAATATCCTCTCTCATATTTCTTGCGGTCAGGAAAATGATCGGAGTGTTCTTATCAATTTTTTTAACGTCTTCTGCCAACGAAAAACCGTCTTTTTTAGGCATCATGACATCAAAAATACAGATGTCGAATTCATTTTCTGTAAATTCTTTTAATCCCTGTTCTCCATCTGTGGCAAGAGTAACTTCGAAATTATTTATTGTCAAATAATCCTTCAACACTGCCCCGAAACTCTGATCGTCCTCTACTAATAATATTCTGTTGCTCATAGTTTTAAATTAATTAAAATTAATATGTAAGAATGAACGGGTCACTCTTTTCTTCTTATATTTTGTTATTTGGTTTTATTTATTAAATCTTTCTTTTTTAGCTCATTGGAAGTTTGATTGTAAACGTACTTCCGCTTCCTTTATGAGAGTCTACAATGATTTGTCCTTTATGCAGCTCTACAATTTTCTTTACATAAGACAAGCCTAAACCTTGTCCTTTTACATTGTGAATATTTCCGGTTTCTTCCCTGAAGAATTTTTCGAAAATTTTCGTTTTATTCTGGGTTTCCATTCCCATTCCTTTGTCTGAAACTTCAATTACATAGAAATGCCCTTCGTTTTTTGTTTTAATTGTAATTTCCGGTGCTTCCGGCGAATATTTATTGGCGTTGTCCAAAAGATTCACCAGCATATTGGAAATGTGAAATTCATCTATTTTAAAGACATAATTCGTCGCATTAAATTCTTGATTAAGTGTCCCGTTTCTTTGCTGGACGATCAGATTGAAAGATTCTGTTGTCCTCTTGATCAGTTCTCTTACATTGGTTTCCTTTAAGAATAATTTGACTTCATTACGCTCAAGCTTAGACATATTCAGGACGTTCTCCACTTGCTTTTTCATCCTCAGATTCTCCTGTTTGATCAGTTCCGAATAATATTTTACTTTATCGGGATTGGTCGCAATTTTATCATTGGCTAAAGAATCTGTGGCAACGGAAATGGTTGCCAGCGGAGTCTTAAACTCGTGAGACATATTGTTGATGAAGTCTGTTTTTACTTCTGCCAGTTTTTTCTGCCTCATCATATAATTAATGGAAATAATATAAATTCCTAAAATCGTAAGTAATGAAAGGAATGTTCCCAAAAGCATCGGCCAGTTATTCATGGCTAAAGAATATTCCTTTTTCGGGAAAACTAAAGTAAGTCCGTAAATGGTCCTGTCCTTTTTATCGGTGAAAAGAGGATAGTTGTAGGAATTATTATCTTTTTTCTCTTTATATATTTTGTCGGCAATACTTGTGAGTTTATTGTTTTTGTCGGTAATTCCGTATCCGAAACTGGCGGTGATCCCTCTTATTCTGAGCTCTTTGGTAATAACAGAGTCAAGAACTTTCTGATCTACTCTCTTGGTGATCGGAAGATTATTGCCATAAACTTTTACATATTCTTTCATGGAATAATCGCCCGTTTCGATATCCTGATTGATATCTGCTGTAAGAGGTTCCCGATTGGTCGTATCTCTTTTTAGCTTATAGGCCGCTTCATCTGTATATAAAGTGGTAAGTTTTATGGAGTCGCCTTTTTGGGAAATAGGAAGCTGGGTTTTCTCGATAATATTTTTAGAATAGATGATCTGTCTTTGTGTTCCGGAATCTTCTGTTTGCTGTATCGTTGTTAAAGAAGGTTGCTCACTGTTGGCTAAAATATTTTTTCTGAAATCCTTAAAATCTTCATTCAGATATTTTTCGACTTCAATTTCGCCAATAGTTTTTGAGGTGCTTTCGAGAGCAGAATACACTTTGTTTGTGAATTCCTGTTCCAATGCTCCATAATAACCTTTCAGCCAATAAAACTGGAGTGTGACAAAAACGATCAATGAAATCGTCATAAACACTGAAATTATTGGGATGAATTTGTTATTCATTATTTAATTTTAATAGTTTTTTATAATTGTGAATGTTAAAATTAATCATTTTATGATTTGATAAACAAAATACGGGCCATAAAATTGTATAATTTTTCTTAAAAGAGTGTTTTTTAACATTTATTTATAAATATTTAATCATTTTTATAGAATTGATTTCCGGTTGAGAATAAAAAACTAGCTTTGTTTAAACCAAAATATTGTTATGAAATCTACGATTATTTTTAATGCTGATTTTGATTCAAATTCTGTCTATGTAATGAAAGTTTACGACGCAGAAGTGTCAAAAGTGTGGGATTATTTTACCAAATCTGAACTCCTAGATCAATGGTGGGCTCCAAAACCCTGGAAGTGTGAAACCAAAGAACAAGATTTTAAGGAAGGTGGAACTTGGTTATATTCAATGGTGGGTCCGCAAGGAGAAAGACATTATTCTTTGTTGAAGTACGGAGAAATCAAAGAACACAGAAGTTTTGATGGAACGGATGCTTTCTGCGATGAGGAAGGAAAAACTAATGAAGATTTTCCGCAGGCGAGATGGCTGCTTGGTTTTACTGGAGTAGAAGCAGGGACCAAGGTTACCGTTAATATTCATTTTGCATCACAAGAAGGTTTAAAAAAACTATTGGAAATGGGCTTTGAAGAAGGTTTTAAAACAGGGTTGAATCAGTTGGAAGAGATTCTTTTATCATAAAGAATAAAGCTTGGAATATTTCCAAGCTTTATTTTTATATCAGTTCTTCATCCTGAAAATACTGAATGATCGCTTTTTTCATCAGGATCTGCTGTTCGTTTGGTTTTAGCTCCGGAAGCTCTTCCAGCTTTTCAAAGTGTGGATATCCATCATCATCGTAATGTGAAAATTTATAATATCCAAAAGGTTCCAACAATCTGCAAACTGCAATATGGATTAAGTTTACCTTATCGTCTTTAGTGTATTTTTGCTGGCCACTTCCCAATTCCTGTAATCCAATTAAAAACAAATAGGTTTCAATCGGAGCATCTTTTTCAGTGTCAAAATTTTCAATGAAAAATTGTTGTATTTTTTGCCAGTATTCTGCTTCGTTAATCATCTTTGTTTTCTAGTTTTAATAAAAAGGCATATTCCAATGCGTCTTCTTTTAAGGATTCAAATCTTCCGCTTGCGCCTCCGTGTCCTGCACTCATATCGGTTTTGAAAATCAGAAGATTGTCATCTGTTTTCAATTCTCTCAATTTAGCGGTCCATTTAGCAGGTTCCCAATATTGAACCTGAGAATCATGCAATCCGGTTGTTATGAGCATATTCGGATAATCTTTAGCTTCCACATTATCGTAAGGAGAGTAAGATTTCATGTAGTGATAATATTCTTCATCATTCGGATTTCCCCATTCGTCGTATTCTCCGGTCGTCAAAGGAATAGTTTCATCCAGCATCGTTGAAACAACATCTACGAAAGGAACCTGTGCTACAATTCCGTTGAATAAATTAGGTTCATAATTTACAACTGCTCCAACCAGCAATCCTCCGGCACTTCCTCCCATTGCATATAAATGCTTTGATGAGGTATAGTTTTCTTTAATTAAAAATTTACCAGCATCAATAAAATCGAAGAACGTATTTTTCTTAGACAGCATTTTTCCGTCTTCATACCATTCTCTTCCTAAATATTCCCCACCTCTGATGTGAGCAATAGCATAGATAAATCCTCTGTCCAGAATTGATAACCTTACATTGGAGAAGCTTGCATCAACGGTGTGACCATAACTTCCATAACCGTATAAAAGCAAGGGAGTATCTGCAGATTTTTTAGTGTTCTTATGATACACCAGAGAAATCGGAACTTTCGCTTCTCCATCTCTTGATTCCGCCCATATTCTTTCAGAAATATAATTTTCAGCAAAGAATTTTCCGCCTAAAACTTCCTGTTGCTTTAGCAATTTGGTCGTTTTGTCCTTCATGTTATACTCGTAAGTGGAACCAGGTTGTGTGAGTGAAGTGTAACCGTAGCGTAGCACTTCTGTATCAAATTCCAGGTTGATCCCGATGTAAGCAGTATAAGTCGGATCGGAGAAAGGCAAATAATGAGATTCCTGAGTTTTTTCATCAATAATCTTTATTTGAAGCAGTCCTTCTTCTCTTTCTTCAAGAACCAGGTAGTTTTTAAAGATTTCAAAACCTTCCAGCAAAACTTTTTCACGGTGAGGAATGACATCTACCCAGTTTTCCATTCCACAATTGTCAATTTTTGTTTTTACAATTTTGAAATTGATAGCATCGTCTGCATTGGTAATGATATAGAACTCATCTTCGTAATGTTCAACTGAATACTCCAAATCATCAATTCGTGGCTGAATAATGGTCCAGTCTGCAAAAACATTGTCAGACGGAATAAATCTGTGTTCATCGGAAATCGTGCTCGAACTTGCGATAAAAATATATTCTAAAGATTTGGTTTTAAAAACATTGACATCAAAAGTGTCATCTTTTTCATGGAAAATTAAAACGTCTTCTGAAGTGTCGGTTCCCAGTTTGTGTCTGTATACCTGGAATGCACGTAAACTGTCATCTTTCCTGATGTAAAAGATGTGTTCATTATCATTCGCCCAAACTGCCTTTCCTGTTGTATTTGGTATTTTATCAGTAAGAATTTCTCCAGTCTGTAGATTTTTAAAGTTAATAGAGTAAATTCTTCGGCTTACATTATCTGTAGAAAAAGAGACTAGTTTATTATTTGGGGAAACCGCGACACTTCCTACTTCGAAATAGCTTTCACCTTCTGCTAAAATATTAACATCAAGAATAATTTCTTCTTCGTTCTCTAAACTTTTATATTTTCTGCAAAAAATGGGATATTCTTTTCCTTCTTCATAACGAACGATATACCAGTATTCATTAAAGAAATAAGGTAGTGATTCGTCGTCTTTTTTGTATCGGGCTTTCATCTCTTCAAAAAGATCTTCCTGCAGTTTTTCAGTATCTTTCATGATGAAATCTGCATAAGCATTTTCTTCTTCCAGATATTGTATAACCTCGGGATTTTCTCTTTCATTAAGCCAGAAATAGTTGTCTATTCTTTTGTCGCCGTGTATTTCTAATATTTTTTCTATTTTTTTTGCCTGTGGAGCTTCCATTCAATATTAATTCTTGTTCAAATGTAATTAAAAAAAAACCATCTTTCCTTGTATGAAAAGACGGCTGATTTATTTTTGATATTAAAAACTACTTGTGAAGTGTTTTAATATATTTTTCCAATGCCATAGTCATGGAAGGAGTTTCCTTTGTAGGAGCCATTAAATCTACTCTCAATCCTGCCTCTTCTGCTGCTGCTAAAGTTGTATTCCCAAATACACCGATTTTTGTTTCATCCTGTTTGAAATCCGGAAAGTTTTGTTGTAAAGATTTAATTCCTTGAGGACTGAAGAAAATCAACATTTCGTAATCCTTAATGTTAATATCGGTAAGGTCGCTGCAAACCGTTCTGTACATAATTGCTCTTGTCCAGTCAATATTCGCCGTATCTAATGTTTTTACAATATCCGGACTTAGTACATCCGAAGATGGTAAAAGATATTTTTCTGTAGGGAATTTTTTGAAAAGAGGAGCAAGGTCCGAGAAGTTTTTCTCCCCGAAGCTGATTTTTCTTTTTCTATAGACAATATGCTTTTGAAGATAGTTGGCAATCGCTTCAGATTGACAAATATATCTCATCGTATCCGGTACCGAAAAACGAAGTTCCTCAGCAAGTCTGAAATAGTGGTCTATCGCATTTTTACTGGTAAAGATGATACCTGTATATTGCGTTAGATCTATCTTTTGTGTTCTTAGTTCTTTGTTGTCAACTCCTTCGACGTGGATGAAAGGTCGGAAATCTATTTTTATTTTTTCCTTCTTCGCTATATCCAAATATGGAGAAGATTCACTAGGCGCAGGTTGTGAAACCAATATAGACTTTATTCTCATCATTGACTGTTTTATAAAAATAATACCTTCCAAAGCAATAATATTGGTGCGATTTGGAGGGTGCAAATATACAAAAATTTATAATACCATTTTTCTGGCAAAACGTTGTTTCTGTGAAATAAATAGAAAAAAACCTTGAAAATAAAGACAAAACAAAAGAAGTATAAATAATACAAAAAAGTTTTATTTCTGTCTATCGGGAAATAATAGTGGGTGACACAGAGAATTATTAATAAAAATGATAAAACAAAATAGAATTTTGTGGCGGTAAAATAAAAAACTGACCACTTTTTTCCATCTCCTATACTTTGATAAAATAAAAAACCTAAAATAGATTTAATAGCATAAAAAAATATGATGGTGAGGAAAGTAAACCCGAATTTGTTAAGCTGATAGCCTAAAATTTGGATATCTGCAACAAATTTAGGAATAACAGGGATGTACTGAGATGCTAAAACCGATAAAGTGAGCGCAGTTACACATGAGGTAATAACCCAACTGGGCAAATTATTACTGGCATCGAAATATTTCTGAAGCAGAAAATCTTTTAAATTGGCATCCCTTTCTATGATATTCATCATAAAAATAAATAAAAAGATGCAGCCCAGCAATATAAAAATTACCCAATCGTTGTTTTCAGGTATTCTTACATGGTTTATGAAATTTTGTGATAATAACAACGGAATGTTTTTTGCAAAATTATAGATTATTTTGTATAAAATAAAAAGGTTAAATAAACTATCTTTGCAAACTGAAATGAAAAAACTGGTCATAATTCCAACTTATAACGAAAAGGAAAATATTCAAAATATTATTTCCGCGGTTTTTGCATTGGATGATGACTTTCATATTTTGGTTGTGGATGATTCGTCTCCCGATGGAACGGCGGAAATTGTAAAGGATTTACAGAAGGAATTTCCACACTATTTGCACCTCTCGGTCAGAAAGGTGAAAGATGGTCTGGGAAAGGCTTATATACATGGTTTTAAATGGGCGATTGAGAATAATTATGATTATATTTTCGAAATGGATGCCGATTTTTCCCATAATCCAAACGACCTGCCAAAACTTTTTGAAGCATGCTTACATGCGGATATGGCCATCGGTTCCCGATACTCTAAAGGAGTAAATGTAGTGAACTGGCCAATGGGAAGAGTGTTGCTTTCTTATTTTGCTTCGAAATATGTAAGATTTGTTTTGGGGCTATCTATTCATGATACAACAGCAGGTTTTGTCTGTTTTTCAAGAAAAGTATTGGAAGAAATAGGTCTGGATAATGTAAGACTGAAAGGATATGGATTCCAGATTGAAATGAAATTCAGAACATTCAAAAAAGGATTCAAAATTGTAGAAGTCCCGATTATTTTTACCAACAGGATTTTGGGGGAAAGTAAAATGAACGGAGGGATTATTCATGAAGCTGTTTTTGGGGTTTTAAATTTAAAATGGAAATCAATTATCGGCAGATTATGAAAAAAGCGGTCTTCATTTTTATTCTGATGTGTCTGTTTTCATGTCAGGATTATATTGATAAACCTAAAAATCTGATTCCCAAAGATCAGATGGCGGAGATTATTGCAGATCTTTCGATTAATGATCAGGCCACCTACATGTATCCGAATACCAATCTGGAAGCGGGAACGAGATATGTCCTGAAATCACATAATGTAAAATCAGAAGATTTTGTTGAAAGCTTTAAGTATTATGTCGTAAAGCAAAAGATGCAGGGAATTACTGAAGATGCTCAGTCAATTTTATTAAAAAAAGATCCGAAAGCAGATCAATACATAAAAGATAAATTGAAGAAAAACGGAACTCCTCAAAATGTTCCGACTTTATCAAGATAATTTAAGATGCAAAAGTTTTTTACTATAGAAAAAACCTCAGAAGGGAAGGCGAGAGCGGGTGAAATTACCACAGATCACGGTACAATTCAGACTCCTATCTTCATGCCTGTTGGAACTGTTGCAAGTGTAAAAACAGTTCACCAAAGAGAATTAAAAGAAGACATAAAAGCCCAGATTATTTTGGGAAATACATACCATTTATACCTGCGTCCGGGAATGGAAACCATGCAGGAAGCGGGAGGTTTACATAAATTCATGAACTGGGATCTTCCCATTCTTACCGATTCGGGAGGTTTTCAGGTATTTTCATTGGCGAGCAGCAGAAAAATGACTGAAGAAGGAGCCAGATTCAAATCTCATATCGACGGAAGTTATCATATGTTCTCTCCTGAAAAATCTATGGAAATCCAGAGACAGATCGGAGCAGATATTTTTATGGCTTTTGATGAATGCACACCTTATCCTTGTGAGTACAATCAGGCTAAATCATCAATGGAACTTACGCACCGTTGGCTGAAAAGATGTATTGAGTGGACGGAAAATAATCCTGAATTGTACGGACATAAACAACGACTTTTTCCAATTGTTCAGGGGTCTACTTATTCGGACTTAAGAAAAATTTCTGCAGAGGTGATTTCAGAAGCAGGGGCAGAAGGAAATGCAATCGGAGGACTTTCTGTAGGAGAACCTGAAGAGGAAATGTACAGAATTACTGATGAAGTGACAGATATTCTTCCAAAAGAAAAACCAAGATATCTAATGGGAGTGGGAACTCCTTGGAATATTTTGGAATCTATAGGCTTGGGAATTGATATGATGGATTGCGTAATGCCTACCAGAAACGCAAGAAATGCCATGCTTTTCACCTGGAAAGGAGTGATGAATATGAAAAATGAAAAGTGGAAAAAAGATTTTTCTCCTTTAGACGAATTCGGAACAAGCTTCGTAGACAGAGAGTATTCAAAATCATATGTGAGACATTTATTTGTTTCTAAAGAATATTTAGGAAAACAGATTGCCTCAATTCATAACTTAGCATTTTATTTGGATCTTGTAAAAGTGGCGAGAGAACACATTATTGCAGGAGACTTTTATGAATGGAAAAAATCGGTAGTTCCGGTTCTTAGACAAAGATTATAAGAGAGATGATTACCATTATAGATAAATATATTATCAAAAAATATCTTGGGACATTCAGTTTCATGCTGATATTGTTGTCTATAGTTGTATTGGTAATCGATGTTCAGTCAAAAATTCCCAGGATACAGAGTGCCACAGAGCTGGATCCAAAACTGAATGTGACTTATTTTTTGATCCATTTTTATCCGTTCTGGATTATCAACCTGGTTATGACGTTTCTGTCTATTCTGGTTTTTATTTCAGTGATTTACTTTACCTCAAGAATGGCAAACAATACAGAGATTGTTGCGGTTATAAGCAGTGGAGCAAGTTTTCACCGTTTTGCAAAACCTTATTTGTTGACTTCTGTTTTCATTGCCGGAATTTCTCTTGTCGTGAATCATTTCGTATTGCCTTGGGCGAACATTAAAAAAAATGAACTCGAAGCCTATACCTACAATGCTAGAAATAAAGAAAAAGTATTGGGAACGGCTCCTGCTTCGGCACAGATAAGCCGTACAGAATATATTTTCGTAAATTCATGGAATAAAAGAGAACAAAGAGGTTCCGGATTTATTTTTCAGAAATTCGATAAGGATAGAAAAATGATCTATGAACTCAAGGCTTCTGATGTTTATTGGGATAAAGATAAAAAGCAGTTTGTTCTGAATAGTTATCTTGAAAAAACCATAAATAAAGACAATTCTGCCAAACTCGGAAACGGTAATGAATTGAGAAAAAGCTACGGACACAGTCCGGAAGAACTCTTCCCGAATGAACTTTTAGGGCAAAATAAAACAACTCCTGAACTCCTGAAATTTATTGCCAGAGAGAAAGAAAAAGGAAACAGTAATTTAAATACCCATTTAAATGAGCTTTACCAGAGAACTTCAATGCCTGTTTCTATTGTCATTCTTACCTTTTTAGCACTCTCATTATCTTCTCAGAAAAAGAGGGGGGGATTGGGAATTAACCTTGCTGTGGGGATTTCTTTAGCTTTTGTTTTTGTTTTTTCCTTTGAAGCGTTAAAGGTGGTGTCGGAAAATAAAAGCATGCCGCCGTTATTGGCAATGTGGTTTCCAAATCTTGTCTTTTTTCCTCTAGCAGCTTATTTATATCTCAAAAGAGCCAATCAGTAAAGGAGTTTTATTTCTTTGTGATAAAAAGATTGTAGTCCGTTTTCAAGCTCAATCCAGAGTTCACCTTTTTCATCTGCGTGTCTTATAATGCCATTTTGTCTTTTCTGGTCAAGCTCAAAAACTGAAATTTTATCTTTCCGGAATAAATAGGTGTTGAATTGATTCAGAATTTCTTGCTCAGAAGGAATGTTTTGTAGCTTTTCAACCAAAAAATCATGCAAGCTTAAAGCAAATTGATTGATGCCAAAATGTTTTCCTGTCTGCGTTAAAAGAGAGCCTGCATTGGATATTTCGTCAAATTTTTCCTGCAAGATATTGAATCCGGCCCCAATGATGAAATAATTATTTTGATTAATTTTCTTCTTTTCTATTAAAATTCCAACGATTTTTTTATTTTTAAGGATAATATCGTTTGGCCATTTTATCTCTACTTTATTTTCAGTCAGATTGGCAAGAAAATCTCTAATGATAATTGCGGTATAATAATTGAACATAAAATCTGAAACCAAAATGTTTTGGATCTTTACCGCCAGTGTATAAGCTAAATTTTTCCCTGCAGTCGCAGCCCATGTATTTCCGTACTGTCCGCGACCCTGAGTCTGATTGTAGGTGTGCACCGAAATAAAATCTGAATGATCATAAAGTAAAAACTTTGCTATTTCGTCATTAGTAGAAGAGCATTCTTTTAGATAGAATAATTGGCTCATTTAAGAAAACTTTAAGACATTAAGGGGGTAAAAGTAAGGCTAAAGTAAAAGAAAAACAATAAATTTGCAGATTATAGTATTTTTTAATGAATAAAACAGCAGAAAAACAAGCACTAATAGATAAAATTGTAGAGGCTATCCAGGATGT is a window of Candidatus Chryseobacterium colombiense DNA encoding:
- the tgt gene encoding tRNA guanosine(34) transglycosylase Tgt, whose product is MQKFFTIEKTSEGKARAGEITTDHGTIQTPIFMPVGTVASVKTVHQRELKEDIKAQIILGNTYHLYLRPGMETMQEAGGLHKFMNWDLPILTDSGGFQVFSLASSRKMTEEGARFKSHIDGSYHMFSPEKSMEIQRQIGADIFMAFDECTPYPCEYNQAKSSMELTHRWLKRCIEWTENNPELYGHKQRLFPIVQGSTYSDLRKISAEVISEAGAEGNAIGGLSVGEPEEEMYRITDEVTDILPKEKPRYLMGVGTPWNILESIGLGIDMMDCVMPTRNARNAMLFTWKGVMNMKNEKWKKDFSPLDEFGTSFVDREYSKSYVRHLFVSKEYLGKQIASIHNLAFYLDLVKVAREHIIAGDFYEWKKSVVPVLRQRL
- a CDS encoding S9 family peptidase produces the protein MEAPQAKKIEKILEIHGDKRIDNYFWLNERENPEVIQYLEEENAYADFIMKDTEKLQEDLFEEMKARYKKDDESLPYFFNEYWYIVRYEEGKEYPIFCRKYKSLENEEEIILDVNILAEGESYFEVGSVAVSPNNKLVSFSTDNVSRRIYSINFKNLQTGEILTDKIPNTTGKAVWANDNEHIFYIRKDDSLRAFQVYRHKLGTDTSEDVLIFHEKDDTFDVNVFKTKSLEYIFIASSSTISDEHRFIPSDNVFADWTIIQPRIDDLEYSVEHYEDEFYIITNADDAINFKIVKTKIDNCGMENWVDVIPHREKVLLEGFEIFKNYLVLEEREEGLLQIKIIDEKTQESHYLPFSDPTYTAYIGINLEFDTEVLRYGYTSLTQPGSTYEYNMKDKTTKLLKQQEVLGGKFFAENYISERIWAESRDGEAKVPISLVYHKNTKKSADTPLLLYGYGSYGHTVDASFSNVRLSILDRGFIYAIAHIRGGEYLGREWYEDGKMLSKKNTFFDFIDAGKFLIKENYTSSKHLYAMGGSAGGLLVGAVVNYEPNLFNGIVAQVPFVDVVSTMLDETIPLTTGEYDEWGNPNDEEYYHYMKSYSPYDNVEAKDYPNMLITTGLHDSQVQYWEPAKWTAKLRELKTDDNLLIFKTDMSAGHGGASGRFESLKEDALEYAFLLKLENKDD
- a CDS encoding SRPBCC domain-containing protein, with translation MKSTIIFNADFDSNSVYVMKVYDAEVSKVWDYFTKSELLDQWWAPKPWKCETKEQDFKEGGTWLYSMVGPQGERHYSLLKYGEIKEHRSFDGTDAFCDEEGKTNEDFPQARWLLGFTGVEAGTKVTVNIHFASQEGLKKLLEMGFEEGFKTGLNQLEEILLS
- a CDS encoding DUF4296 domain-containing protein, producing the protein MKKAVFIFILMCLFSCQDYIDKPKNLIPKDQMAEIIADLSINDQATYMYPNTNLEAGTRYVLKSHNVKSEDFVESFKYYVVKQKMQGITEDAQSILLKKDPKADQYIKDKLKKNGTPQNVPTLSR
- a CDS encoding uroporphyrinogen-III synthase, with protein sequence MRIKSILVSQPAPSESSPYLDIAKKEKIKIDFRPFIHVEGVDNKELRTQKIDLTQYTGIIFTSKNAIDHYFRLAEELRFSVPDTMRYICQSEAIANYLQKHIVYRKRKISFGEKNFSDLAPLFKKFPTEKYLLPSSDVLSPDIVKTLDTANIDWTRAIMYRTVCSDLTDINIKDYEMLIFFSPQGIKSLQQNFPDFKQDETKIGVFGNTTLAAAEEAGLRVDLMAPTKETPSMTMALEKYIKTLHK
- a CDS encoding LptF/LptG family permease, whose product is MTIIDKYIIKKYLGTFSFMLILLSIVVLVIDVQSKIPRIQSATELDPKLNVTYFLIHFYPFWIINLVMTFLSILVFISVIYFTSRMANNTEIVAVISSGASFHRFAKPYLLTSVFIAGISLVVNHFVLPWANIKKNELEAYTYNARNKEKVLGTAPASAQISRTEYIFVNSWNKREQRGSGFIFQKFDKDRKMIYELKASDVYWDKDKKQFVLNSYLEKTINKDNSAKLGNGNELRKSYGHSPEELFPNELLGQNKTTPELLKFIAREKEKGNSNLNTHLNELYQRTSMPVSIVILTFLALSLSSQKKRGGLGINLAVGISLAFVFVFSFEALKVVSENKSMPPLLAMWFPNLVFFPLAAYLYLKRANQ
- a CDS encoding HAMP domain-containing sensor histidine kinase — its product is MNNKFIPIISVFMTISLIVFVTLQFYWLKGYYGALEQEFTNKVYSALESTSKTIGEIEVEKYLNEDFKDFRKNILANSEQPSLTTIQQTEDSGTQRQIIYSKNIIEKTQLPISQKGDSIKLTTLYTDEAAYKLKRDTTNREPLTADINQDIETGDYSMKEYVKVYGNNLPITKRVDQKVLDSVITKELRIRGITASFGYGITDKNNKLTSIADKIYKEKKDNNSYNYPLFTDKKDRTIYGLTLVFPKKEYSLAMNNWPMLLGTFLSLLTILGIYIISINYMMRQKKLAEVKTDFINNMSHEFKTPLATISVATDSLANDKIATNPDKVKYYSELIKQENLRMKKQVENVLNMSKLERNEVKLFLKETNVRELIKRTTESFNLIVQQRNGTLNQEFNATNYVFKIDEFHISNMLVNLLDNANKYSPEAPEITIKTKNEGHFYVIEVSDKGMGMETQNKTKIFEKFFREETGNIHNVKGQGLGLSYVKKIVELHKGQIIVDSHKGSGSTFTIKLPMS
- a CDS encoding biotin--[acetyl-CoA-carboxylase] ligase, whose amino-acid sequence is MSQLFYLKECSSTNDEIAKFLLYDHSDFISVHTYNQTQGRGQYGNTWAATAGKNLAYTLAVKIQNILVSDFMFNYYTAIIIRDFLANLTENKVEIKWPNDIILKNKKIVGILIEKKKINQNNYFIIGAGFNILQEKFDEISNAGSLLTQTGKHFGINQFALSLHDFLVEKLQNIPSEQEILNQFNTYLFRKDKISVFELDQKRQNGIIRHADEKGELWIELENGLQSFYHKEIKLLY
- a CDS encoding DUF4271 domain-containing protein, whose translation is MTSFFISVCKDSLFNLFILYKIIYNFAKNIPLLLSQNFINHVRIPENNDWVIFILLGCIFLFIFMMNIIERDANLKDFLLQKYFDASNNLPSWVITSCVTALTLSVLASQYIPVIPKFVADIQILGYQLNKFGFTFLTIIFFYAIKSILGFLFYQSIGDGKKWSVFYFTATKFYFVLSFLLIILCVTHYYFPIDRNKTFLYYLYFFCFVFIFKVFFYLFHRNNVLPEKWYYKFLYICTLQIAPILLLWKVLFL
- a CDS encoding response regulator transcription factor, yielding MSNRILLVEDDQSFGAVLKDYLTINNFEVTLATDGEQGLKEFTENEFDICIFDVMMPKKDGFSLAEDVKKIDKNTPIIFLTARNMREDILKGYQLGADDYITKPFDTELLLYKIKAILQRSSTLENEEQEQFKISNIFFDSMLRQLRVGDNEYKLSPKENELLKLLCLHRNDFMPRDLALRKIWKKENYFTARSMDVYIAKLRKLLKDDEGLEIINVHGEGFRLLVKN
- a CDS encoding polyprenol monophosphomannose synthase, with product MKKLVIIPTYNEKENIQNIISAVFALDDDFHILVVDDSSPDGTAEIVKDLQKEFPHYLHLSVRKVKDGLGKAYIHGFKWAIENNYDYIFEMDADFSHNPNDLPKLFEACLHADMAIGSRYSKGVNVVNWPMGRVLLSYFASKYVRFVLGLSIHDTTAGFVCFSRKVLEEIGLDNVRLKGYGFQIEMKFRTFKKGFKIVEVPIIFTNRILGESKMNGGIIHEAVFGVLNLKWKSIIGRL